The following proteins are co-located in the Senegalia massiliensis genome:
- a CDS encoding O-sialoglycoprotein endopeptidase: protein MNKYYLGIDTSAYTTSIGVVDRDFNIILNLKKVLKVKKHTRGLRQQEAVFQHINNIPVLMDVVKDQISIKDILSVGYTDKPRNIEGSYMPVFNVSKSYGSFISSILGLKSFCFSHQEGHIEAGLYNKYIEDEKFIVVHISGGTTEILLTERKRERYITSIIGGTKDISAGKLIDRVGVDMGLDFPSGETLDLISAKGNLIPKIPISFSNNWINFSGPETFFLRSISERRYKNEDIAKSVLRCIEKSLEGVLINILKQYKDINKIIIVGGVASNNYLRENLKLYNNSNASIYFSNTNLSTDNGVGIALLTKKAMEVNRWN from the coding sequence ATGAATAAATATTATCTTGGAATTGATACAAGTGCATATACTACTTCTATAGGAGTGGTAGATAGAGATTTTAATATTATTTTGAATTTAAAAAAAGTATTAAAAGTAAAAAAACATACCAGAGGGCTAAGACAACAAGAAGCTGTATTTCAACATATCAATAATATTCCTGTATTAATGGATGTTGTTAAAGATCAAATTAGCATAAAAGATATTTTATCAGTGGGATATACTGATAAGCCTAGAAATATAGAAGGATCTTACATGCCAGTATTTAATGTTTCTAAGAGTTATGGTAGTTTTATTTCAAGTATTTTGGGATTGAAATCATTTTGTTTTAGTCATCAAGAAGGACATATAGAGGCAGGGTTATATAATAAATATATTGAAGATGAAAAATTTATTGTAGTGCATATTTCAGGTGGAACTACTGAAATATTATTGACAGAAAGGAAGAGAGAAAGATATATTACTAGTATAATTGGAGGGACTAAAGATATAAGTGCTGGTAAATTAATTGATAGAGTAGGTGTAGATATGGGATTAGATTTCCCCAGTGGAGAAACATTAGATTTAATTTCAGCAAAAGGAAATTTAATTCCTAAAATCCCAATTAGTTTTTCAAACAATTGGATAAACTTTTCTGGTCCAGAGACATTTTTTTTAAGATCTATATCAGAAAGAAGATATAAAAATGAAGATATTGCAAAGTCTGTATTAAGATGTATTGAAAAATCCTTAGAAGGGGTATTAATTAATATATTAAAACAGTATAAAGATATTAATAAAATAATTATTGTAGGAGGAGTAGCATCAAATAATTATTTAAGGGAGAACTTAAAGCTTTACAATAATTCTAATGCAAGTATTTATTTTTCAAATACAAATCTATCAACTGATAATGGAGTTGGTATAGCACTGCTCACTAAAAAAGCTATGGAGGTGAACAGATGGAATTAA
- the nusB gene encoding transcription antitermination factor NusB, with protein sequence MGRRNAREATMKLLYQLELNKTFDDEIVSIFFENNNFTEDEKVYIENTIENIQDNLSLIDEKIEKYIKGWKKERLSKIDLSILRISIFEIIFREDIPTEVSINESIEISKKYSSDESSKFINGVLGSFVRKENE encoded by the coding sequence ATGGGAAGAAGAAATGCTAGAGAAGCTACAATGAAATTGTTATACCAATTAGAACTAAATAAAACATTTGATGACGAAATAGTAAGTATATTTTTTGAAAATAATAATTTCACAGAAGATGAAAAAGTATATATTGAAAATACCATAGAAAATATACAAGATAATTTGAGTTTAATTGATGAAAAAATAGAAAAATATATTAAAGGTTGGAAAAAGGAACGATTATCAAAAATTGATTTATCTATACTTAGGATATCAATTTTTGAAATAATATTTAGAGAAGATATACCTACAGAAGTTTCCATAAATGAATCTATAGAAATAAGTAAAAAATATAGTTCTGATGAATCAAGTAAATTTATAAATGGAGTTCTTGGAAGTTTTGTGAGAAAAGAAAATGAATAA
- the xseB gene encoding exodeoxyribonuclease VII small subunit yields MVNYNELKFEEAINELDNIIEKLENGDITIDSALDEFKKGIDLYKHCYKKIEETEGKIRLILEDSDKNIKETDFENVE; encoded by the coding sequence GTGGTTAATTATAATGAATTAAAATTTGAAGAAGCTATAAATGAATTGGATAATATAATTGAAAAGTTAGAAAATGGAGATATAACAATTGATAGTGCTTTAGATGAATTTAAAAAAGGTATTGATTTATATAAACATTGTTATAAAAAAATTGAAGAAACAGAAGGAAAGATAAGATTAATATTAGAAGACAGCGATAAAAATATAAAAGAAACTGATTTTGAAAACGTAGAATAG
- the dxs gene encoding 1-deoxy-D-xylulose-5-phosphate synthase — protein MNVLEKVDYISDLKKLNNSELNILSSEIRKYLLDNISKTGGHLASNLGVVELTIAIHKVFNSPKDKIIWDVGHQSYIHKILTGRKKQLSSIRQLDGLSGFPKRCESSHDTFETGHSSTSISAALGMAMARDIKGEKHDIVSIIGDGSMTAGMAFEALNHAGDIKSKMIVILNDNEMSISENVGGLSKYLDRIRTAPTYGRMKDDFENILNSIPAIGKTMVRTAEKAKDSFKYFVVPGVLFEELGFTYLGPIDGHNIQSLIKTLNRAKRVNGPVIVHVRTKKGKGYKYAEQNPDKFHGTSAFNLDTGKALKKSKGIKYSQVFGDKLYELALKNKSIVAITAAMPSGTGLEKFKEKLPQKFIDVGIAEQHAVTLAAGLASQGLKPFFAVYSTFLQRGYDQIVHDVALQNLPVVFAIDRGGLVGNDGETHHGVFDFSYLSHIPNLIIMAPKDKLELEKMIEFSSEYDKGPIALRYPRGISVVKNELTTNNELILGKGETLIEGKDIAIISIGKMVEISYEACIKLNNNNINPTLINIRFLKPIDENLIERLSNKYKLIITVEDNVINGGLGTTVNQTLIKSNYRGKVLNIGLPDRFIEHGDTDKLFEKYKLDSNSIFETILNYIK, from the coding sequence ATGAATGTTTTAGAAAAGGTAGATTATATATCAGACTTAAAAAAACTAAATAATTCTGAATTAAATATATTAAGTAGTGAAATTAGAAAGTATTTACTAGATAATATTTCCAAAACTGGTGGGCATCTAGCTTCTAATTTAGGAGTTGTTGAGCTTACCATTGCAATTCACAAAGTATTCAATAGTCCTAAAGATAAGATTATTTGGGATGTAGGACATCAATCTTATATACATAAGATTTTAACTGGAAGGAAAAAACAACTATCAAGTATAAGGCAACTTGATGGATTAAGTGGATTTCCAAAAAGGTGCGAGTCTTCTCATGATACTTTTGAAACTGGACATAGTTCTACTTCAATATCTGCAGCTCTTGGTATGGCAATGGCAAGAGATATAAAGGGAGAAAAACATGATATTGTTTCAATTATAGGTGATGGTTCTATGACAGCTGGAATGGCATTTGAAGCTTTAAACCATGCTGGTGATATTAAAAGTAAAATGATAGTAATATTAAATGACAATGAAATGTCCATATCTGAAAATGTTGGAGGCTTATCTAAATATCTTGATAGAATCAGAACAGCACCAACTTATGGAAGGATGAAAGATGATTTTGAAAATATATTGAATAGTATCCCTGCTATAGGTAAAACTATGGTAAGAACAGCAGAAAAAGCTAAGGATAGTTTTAAATATTTTGTTGTCCCAGGAGTGCTTTTTGAAGAACTAGGTTTCACTTATCTTGGTCCTATTGATGGTCATAACATACAATCTCTTATTAAAACTTTGAATCGAGCAAAGAGAGTAAATGGGCCGGTTATTGTTCATGTACGTACAAAGAAGGGAAAAGGATATAAATATGCTGAACAAAACCCTGATAAATTTCATGGAACTTCAGCATTTAATTTAGATACTGGTAAAGCTTTGAAGAAATCTAAAGGAATTAAGTATTCTCAAGTATTTGGAGATAAATTATATGAACTTGCTCTAAAAAATAAAAGTATTGTTGCTATAACTGCAGCTATGCCTTCAGGAACTGGATTAGAGAAATTTAAAGAAAAGTTACCTCAAAAGTTTATTGATGTAGGTATAGCAGAACAACATGCTGTAACACTTGCTGCAGGACTTGCATCTCAAGGGTTGAAACCTTTTTTTGCTGTATATTCTACATTTTTACAAAGAGGTTATGATCAAATAGTACATGATGTAGCTTTACAAAACTTACCTGTGGTATTTGCCATTGATAGAGGTGGACTTGTTGGAAATGATGGCGAGACACATCATGGTGTTTTTGATTTTTCTTATTTAAGTCACATACCCAATCTTATAATAATGGCTCCAAAGGATAAACTTGAACTAGAAAAAATGATAGAATTTAGTAGCGAATATGACAAAGGTCCTATTGCTTTAAGATATCCTAGAGGAATAAGCGTAGTAAAAAATGAATTAACTACAAATAATGAATTAATTTTAGGTAAAGGTGAGACGCTTATAGAAGGGAAAGATATTGCAATTATATCAATTGGGAAAATGGTAGAGATAAGTTATGAAGCATGTATTAAATTGAATAACAATAATATTAATCCTACACTTATAAATATAAGATTTTTGAAACCAATTGATGAAAACTTAATTGAAAGACTTTCCAACAAATATAAATTAATTATAACTGTAGAAGATAATGTTATAAATGGTGGTCTTGGAACAACTGTAAATCAAACTTTAATTAAAAGTAATTATAGAGGTAAAGTATTAAACATTGGTTTACCTGATAGATTTATTGAACACGGTGATACTGATAAACTGTTTGAAAAATACAAACTAGATTCTAATAGTATATTTGAAACTATTTTAAACTATATTAAATAA
- a CDS encoding arginine repressor, translated as MKKYVRQSKIIDLINHNEIETQEELAKFLRESGIEVTQATVSRDIKELRLVKVMSKAGKYKYAAIGQNQDGITERLVNIFKNSIVSIKVAGHILVLKTIPGAAQISASAIDNLNVKEIIGTIAGDDTVFVAITDVDKIDDILDTFYKMLE; from the coding sequence ATGAAAAAATATGTTAGACAAAGTAAAATAATCGATTTAATAAATCATAATGAAATAGAAACACAAGAAGAATTGGCTAAATTTTTAAGAGAATCTGGTATTGAAGTGACACAAGCAACAGTGTCAAGAGATATAAAAGAATTAAGACTTGTAAAAGTTATGTCTAAAGCTGGTAAATATAAATATGCTGCTATTGGACAAAATCAGGATGGAATAACAGAAAGATTAGTTAATATTTTTAAAAATTCTATAGTTTCAATAAAAGTAGCAGGTCATATATTAGTATTAAAAACAATACCTGGGGCAGCACAAATATCAGCTTCTGCTATTGATAATTTAAATGTAAAAGAAATAATAGGGACAATTGCTGGTGATGATACTGTATTTGTTGCTATTACAGATGTAGATAAAATTGATGATATATTAGATACATTCTATAAAATGTTGGAATAG
- the recN gene encoding DNA repair protein RecN: MILELNIKNFAIINDLKISFTKGFNVLTGETGAGKSIIIDAVGLILGDRSNKDFIKIGQDKSIIEALFYLENSSHVKELLRSYGIQYELDDTLLITREIHKNGRSFSRVNGHTITLNMLRKITSSLVDIYGQHEHQSLLNSENHIELIDLLGDNDLLLHKKEIRRNYLQLNELKNKLSKIVTDEKERERKIDLLKFQIDEIDSGSLKSNEENELINEYTKLSNLEEIAKKLNSIHSILDSNDYNNSSVIDELNKVSNILNNISKFDNNIKEYETNINETIYQIQDLIRDIRNYYENIDYDIEKLSILEERMELINKLKRKYGNTIDEILEYRDNIEEELNIIINNKKQITVLKSNIEQLNIKILKESKILSKKRIKVIKAFEKKMIDELYNLNMKNIKFKVSHEILNNSNINGIDKIEFLISTNLGEPLRKLSKIVSGGEMSRIMLAFKSIIVGVDNISTMIFDEIDSGISGRTAQIVGEKIVNISRNHQVLCITHLPQIAAMSDSHYLIKKIENNGNVRTIVSRLDYNSKIEELSRLLGGVDLTDTTRLHAEEMIKMSKKYK, from the coding sequence ATGATTTTAGAGCTAAATATTAAAAATTTTGCTATAATTAATGATCTGAAGATTTCCTTTACAAAAGGATTCAATGTTTTAACTGGTGAAACAGGAGCAGGTAAATCAATAATAATTGATGCAGTAGGACTTATTTTAGGTGATAGATCAAATAAGGACTTTATAAAAATTGGACAAGATAAATCTATAATTGAAGCATTGTTCTATTTAGAAAATTCAAGTCATGTAAAAGAATTATTAAGGAGTTATGGTATACAATATGAATTAGATGATACTCTTTTGATAACAAGAGAAATTCATAAGAATGGTAGAAGTTTTTCTAGAGTTAATGGACATACTATAACTTTAAATATGTTAAGAAAAATAACAAGTTCTCTAGTTGACATTTATGGACAACATGAGCATCAATCACTTTTAAACTCAGAAAATCATATTGAACTGATTGATTTATTAGGAGATAATGATTTGCTTTTGCACAAAAAAGAAATTCGTAGAAATTATTTACAATTAAACGAACTAAAAAATAAATTATCAAAGATTGTTACTGACGAAAAAGAAAGAGAAAGAAAAATTGATTTATTGAAATTTCAGATAGATGAAATAGATTCTGGAAGTTTAAAATCAAATGAGGAAAATGAACTTATAAATGAATATACAAAATTATCTAACTTAGAAGAAATAGCAAAAAAATTAAATTCTATCCATTCAATTTTAGACTCTAATGATTATAATAATTCATCAGTTATTGATGAATTAAATAAAGTTTCAAATATATTAAATAATATTTCTAAATTTGATAATAATATTAAAGAATATGAAACAAATATAAATGAGACAATATATCAAATTCAAGATTTAATAAGAGATATAAGAAATTATTATGAAAATATAGATTATGATATTGAAAAATTATCTATTTTAGAAGAAAGAATGGAATTAATAAATAAATTAAAGAGAAAATATGGAAATACTATAGATGAAATTTTAGAGTATAGGGATAATATAGAAGAAGAACTTAATATAATTATTAACAATAAAAAACAAATAACTGTATTAAAATCAAATATTGAACAATTAAATATAAAAATTTTAAAAGAGTCAAAAATCTTATCAAAAAAAAGAATTAAAGTTATAAAAGCTTTTGAAAAGAAAATGATAGATGAATTATACAATCTTAATATGAAAAACATAAAATTTAAAGTTAGTCATGAGATATTAAATAATTCAAATATAAATGGAATTGATAAAATTGAATTTTTAATATCTACAAATTTAGGAGAGCCTCTTAGAAAATTATCAAAAATAGTTTCAGGAGGAGAAATGTCAAGGATAATGTTAGCTTTTAAATCAATAATTGTAGGAGTTGATAATATTTCTACTATGATTTTTGATGAAATTGATTCTGGGATTAGTGGGAGAACTGCACAAATAGTGGGAGAAAAAATAGTAAATATATCTAGAAATCATCAAGTACTTTGCATAACTCACTTACCTCAAATAGCAGCTATGTCAGATTCTCATTATTTAATAAAGAAAATAGAAAACAATGGAAATGTTAGAACTATAGTTAGTAGATTAGACTATAATTCTAAAATAGAAGAACTTTCTAGATTACTTGGAGGTGTAGATCTGACAGATACAACACGACTTCATGCTGAAGAAATGATTAAAATGTCAAAAAAATACAAGTAA
- the spoIVB gene encoding SpoIVB peptidase — MDSNNLSKRKLLFYMILLTCSIYLLQIVNLYKIPSEVNIFEGGKKDINLLLPFTINNKLDSKNNILKIENSKNDSKFNTSNKYSLKSKKIGSTNLNIKLLGLFPVKTVQVNIMDRIKLQPGGQSIGVKLKTEGVLIVALSDIKGEDGKNYTPGIESGLKIGDSILEINDVKVKDSYHVIDLLNDIQDSKIKLKIKRNEEELIKHIIPIKSKEDGIYRIGLWVRDKTAGIGTLTFYDKKTKKFAALGHGISDIDTGKLMNISGGEILEASISSIEQGTKGHPGELKGMFFESQNLLGNIEKNTSLGIYGTINKEMNNSYYKDSIPIALQHEVKKGKAYILSTIGNKDVNKYEVEIVKKETQANIAPKSMTVKITDKKLLSKTGGIVQGMSGSPIIQDGKIIGAITHVFVNDPTKGYGLYIEWMLEESGILKNDIGMQKIREIPYFFVEKCKKKIR, encoded by the coding sequence TTGGATTCTAATAATTTAAGCAAAAGAAAATTACTATTCTATATGATTTTATTAACATGTAGCATATATTTATTACAGATAGTGAATTTATATAAAATTCCATCAGAAGTAAATATTTTTGAAGGTGGAAAAAAAGATATTAATTTATTATTACCATTTACTATTAATAATAAATTAGATTCTAAAAATAATATATTAAAAATAGAAAATAGTAAAAATGATTCAAAATTTAACACTAGTAATAAATATAGTTTAAAAAGCAAGAAAATTGGAAGTACAAATCTTAATATTAAATTATTAGGTTTATTTCCTGTAAAAACAGTTCAAGTAAACATTATGGATAGAATTAAATTACAACCTGGTGGTCAATCTATAGGAGTAAAATTAAAAACAGAAGGTGTATTAATTGTAGCGTTGTCAGATATTAAAGGAGAAGATGGTAAGAATTACACTCCTGGTATAGAATCAGGTTTAAAAATAGGAGACTCAATATTGGAAATAAACGATGTTAAAGTTAAAGATTCTTATCATGTAATAGATTTATTGAATGATATTCAAGATAGTAAAATTAAACTGAAAATTAAAAGAAATGAAGAAGAGTTAATTAAACATATAATCCCTATAAAAAGTAAAGAAGATGGAATATATAGGATTGGTCTTTGGGTAAGAGATAAAACAGCGGGCATAGGAACTTTAACTTTTTATGATAAAAAAACTAAAAAGTTTGCAGCATTAGGTCATGGAATTTCTGATATTGATACTGGTAAATTAATGAATATAAGTGGAGGCGAGATACTTGAAGCAAGTATTTCTTCAATTGAGCAAGGTACTAAAGGGCATCCTGGTGAATTAAAAGGTATGTTTTTTGAATCTCAAAATTTATTGGGTAATATAGAGAAAAATACATCTTTAGGTATATATGGTACTATAAATAAAGAAATGAATAATTCATATTACAAAGATTCAATACCAATAGCATTACAGCATGAAGTAAAAAAAGGAAAAGCATATATACTAAGTACTATTGGAAATAAAGATGTTAATAAATATGAAGTAGAAATAGTGAAAAAAGAAACACAAGCTAATATTGCACCAAAAAGTATGACGGTAAAAATAACAGACAAAAAACTTTTATCAAAGACTGGTGGAATTGTTCAAGGGATGAGTGGAAGTCCTATAATACAAGATGGTAAAATAATTGGAGCTATAACACATGTATTTGTAAATGATCCAACTAAAGGCTATGGGTTATATATTGAATGGATGTTAGAAGAATCAGGAATATTAAAAAACGACATAGGAATGCAAAAAATAAGGGAAATCCCTTATTTTTTTGTTGAAAAATGCAAGAAAAAAATAAGATAA
- a CDS encoding Asp23/Gls24 family envelope stress response protein — MTNIDEGKEYENGQVKISDEVVATIAGLAAIDIEGVHAMSGGFTGGISDILGRKNLSKGVKVEVTDKDASIDLYIVVKYGSKIPDVAWEIQEAVKDAIVNMTGLKVLEVNIHVQGVELKQSESLEEEES, encoded by the coding sequence ATGACTAATATAGATGAAGGAAAAGAGTATGAAAATGGTCAAGTTAAAATTTCTGATGAAGTAGTAGCTACAATTGCTGGACTTGCAGCTATAGATATTGAAGGTGTTCATGCTATGAGCGGAGGATTCACTGGAGGAATATCAGATATATTAGGTAGAAAGAACTTATCTAAAGGTGTTAAAGTTGAAGTAACTGATAAAGATGCATCTATTGATTTATATATAGTTGTTAAATATGGTTCTAAGATTCCAGATGTAGCATGGGAAATTCAAGAGGCTGTAAAAGATGCCATTGTAAATATGACAGGTTTAAAGGTTTTAGAAGTAAACATTCATGTCCAAGGTGTTGAGCTTAAGCAATCAGAATCATTAGAAGAGGAAGAGTCTTAA
- a CDS encoding TlyA family RNA methyltransferase, with protein sequence MELKRIDILLKEKGLVKSRELAQKAISKKIVKYNGTFIKKASMKVPINANLELIDEPLKYVSRAGYKLEKAINTFNIDLKNKIAIDMGASTGGFTDCMLQNGIKKVYSIDVGHSQLDEKLINNSKVINMENINIRYLDLNKIEDDIDFISIDVSFISITKILNVAEKLLNNDGKIVALIKPQFEIGRQFLGKKAIVKDKKYHLKAVNTIKDFLKTTKLNLVDIDYSPIKGSRGNIEFLALISTSNPTFDIDKKIKEIINNSHISNY encoded by the coding sequence ATGGAACTTAAGCGTATAGATATTTTGTTAAAAGAGAAAGGGTTAGTTAAAAGTAGAGAATTAGCTCAGAAAGCCATATCAAAAAAGATTGTTAAATATAATGGAACTTTTATAAAAAAGGCATCAATGAAAGTTCCTATTAATGCTAATTTAGAACTAATAGATGAACCACTAAAATATGTTAGTCGAGCAGGTTATAAATTAGAAAAGGCAATAAACACTTTTAATATTGATTTAAAGAATAAAATTGCAATAGATATGGGGGCATCTACAGGCGGTTTTACTGATTGTATGCTTCAAAATGGAATAAAAAAGGTATATTCTATAGATGTAGGACATTCTCAACTTGATGAAAAGTTAATTAATAATTCTAAAGTAATTAATATGGAGAATATAAATATAAGGTACTTAGATTTAAATAAGATAGAAGATGACATTGATTTTATATCTATTGATGTATCATTTATTTCAATAACTAAGATTTTAAATGTAGCTGAAAAATTATTAAATAATGATGGAAAGATAGTTGCCTTAATTAAACCTCAATTTGAAATTGGAAGGCAGTTTTTAGGTAAGAAAGCTATTGTCAAAGATAAAAAGTATCATTTAAAAGCAGTAAATACTATAAAGGACTTTTTAAAAACTACGAAACTTAATTTAGTAGATATTGATTATTCTCCAATAAAAGGATCAAGAGGTAATATAGAATTTTTAGCATTAATTAGTACTTCTAATCCTACATTTGATATAGATAAAAAAATAAAAGAAATCATAAATAATTCTCATATTAGTAATTATTGA
- a CDS encoding polyprenyl synthetase family protein has translation MDFYNELEKYKNIVENELKKVLNELDLPQQEIVESMRYSLLSGGKRLRPILLIKSCELFGGNIKSAIKLSIAMEMIHTYSLIHDDLPAMDDDDYRRGQLTNHKVYDESIAILAGDSLLNYAYELMIDEVIANDYSKKYVDAMNIIAKSSGYKGMIGGQVVDIISEKKQIDDKTLNFIHKYKTSKLIEASIIAGSIIGGANTQEINTLKKYSEYIGISFQIKDDILDIVGDKNILGKDIGSDIDKKKSTYVSIYGMERAKSDLNMYKEKAVNIMRKFESDESFFFIDLAEYLTKRVN, from the coding sequence TTGGATTTTTACAATGAATTAGAAAAGTATAAAAATATTGTTGAAAATGAATTAAAAAAAGTATTGAATGAACTAGATTTACCTCAACAAGAAATTGTTGAATCAATGAGATATAGCTTATTATCAGGTGGTAAAAGGTTGAGACCTATACTTTTAATTAAAAGTTGTGAGTTATTTGGTGGAAATATAAAATCAGCAATAAAACTTTCAATTGCTATGGAGATGATACATACCTATTCATTAATACATGATGATTTACCAGCTATGGATGATGATGATTATCGACGAGGACAACTCACTAATCACAAAGTATATGATGAATCAATTGCTATATTAGCAGGAGATTCCCTTTTAAATTATGCATATGAATTAATGATAGATGAAGTAATAGCAAATGACTATTCAAAAAAATATGTTGATGCAATGAATATAATAGCTAAATCATCTGGATATAAAGGTATGATAGGCGGACAAGTAGTTGATATAATATCAGAAAAAAAACAAATTGATGATAAAACATTGAATTTTATCCATAAATATAAAACTTCAAAATTAATAGAAGCTTCTATAATAGCAGGTTCTATTATAGGTGGGGCAAATACTCAAGAAATAAATACTTTAAAAAAATACAGCGAATATATTGGAATATCATTTCAAATAAAAGATGATATATTGGATATAGTAGGAGATAAAAACATTTTAGGAAAGGATATTGGAAGTGATATAGATAAGAAAAAAAGTACTTATGTCTCTATTTATGGAATGGAAAGAGCCAAATCTGATTTAAATATGTATAAAGAAAAAGCTGTTAATATAATGAGAAAATTTGAATCAGATGAGTCGTTTTTTTTCATAGATTTAGCAGAATATCTAACTAAAAGAGTGAATTAA
- the xseA gene encoding exodeoxyribonuclease VII large subunit, whose product MELKPLKVSELTSYMKQIISSDPILNKIKIEGEVSNFKHHYSGHMYFTLKDNRSRLKCVMFNGDNKSLPFELEDGMKVIAEGYISIYERDGCYQLYVKKIKRDGIGDLYIKYEKLKKKLEYEGLFDSIYKKEINTMPKTIGVITSSTGAAVKDIITVIKRRNPNINILIYSVHVQGIYSRDEICRGIKYFNSRNDIDTIIIGRGGGSIEELWSFNEEDVARAIYNSKIPIISAVGHETDFTISDFVSDLRAPTPSSAGELAVEDINFIEQRLEKLNKDLNTSINRFIESKKNELSYYKKTRIFTEPIYYIDQYKQTLDFELRRLVAAKDSILKDKKVKLDNMRQKLNSLNPLNVLDRGFSYVEDNQKHVLKSVKDINCGDMIKINFKDGQIKAKVIKSLLKEEF is encoded by the coding sequence ATGGAATTAAAACCATTAAAAGTTTCAGAACTTACTTCTTACATGAAACAAATAATATCTAGTGATCCTATATTAAATAAGATAAAGATTGAAGGGGAAGTTTCAAATTTTAAACATCATTATAGTGGGCATATGTATTTTACATTAAAAGATAATAGGAGTAGGCTTAAATGCGTAATGTTTAACGGAGATAATAAATCACTTCCGTTTGAATTAGAAGATGGGATGAAAGTAATAGCTGAAGGATATATTTCTATATATGAGAGAGACGGTTGTTATCAATTATATGTAAAAAAAATTAAGCGTGATGGAATAGGAGATTTGTATATAAAGTATGAAAAATTAAAGAAGAAGCTAGAGTATGAAGGGTTATTTGATTCTATTTATAAAAAAGAAATAAATACAATGCCTAAAACCATAGGGGTTATAACTTCTTCTACTGGTGCAGCAGTAAAGGATATAATAACTGTTATTAAAAGGAGAAATCCTAATATAAATATCTTAATATATTCTGTTCATGTTCAAGGTATCTATTCTAGAGATGAAATATGTAGAGGTATTAAATATTTTAATTCTAGAAATGATATAGATACTATAATAATAGGTAGAGGTGGAGGATCCATAGAAGAATTATGGTCATTTAATGAAGAAGATGTTGCGAGGGCTATATATAATTCTAAAATTCCAATTATATCTGCAGTAGGTCATGAAACTGATTTTACTATTTCTGATTTTGTTTCAGATTTAAGAGCACCTACTCCTTCTTCTGCAGGTGAATTAGCAGTGGAAGATATAAATTTTATAGAACAAAGACTTGAAAAATTAAATAAAGATTTAAATACTTCTATAAATAGATTTATAGAAAGTAAAAAGAATGAATTAAGTTATTATAAAAAAACTAGAATTTTTACTGAACCAATTTATTATATTGATCAATATAAACAAACATTAGACTTTGAACTAAGAAGATTAGTAGCTGCTAAAGATAGTATTTTGAAGGATAAAAAAGTGAAATTAGATAATATGAGACAAAAATTAAATTCACTTAATCCATTAAATGTATTAGATAGAGGCTTTTCTTATGTTGAAGATAATCAAAAACATGTATTGAAATCTGTTAAAGATATTAATTGTGGAGATATGATAAAAATTAATTTTAAAGATGGTCAAATAAAAGCTAAAGTAATAAAGTCTCTATTGAAGGAGGAATTTTAA